One window from the genome of Flavobacterium agricola encodes:
- a CDS encoding OmpA/MotB family protein, with protein sequence MKKVFIALSVVALTLSSCGAKKQVAELEAKNQEIQDLLNSCTVKLNTTLAEKSQLSEEVSNLRRNNIDLISNMGNLTTLTKKGAENLEKSLESLKEKDLRITRLQDALTKKDSVTLALVSALKSDVGLQDPDININVEKGVIMISIADNLLFKSGSYQVSAGAKKVLAKVAQVVKSKPEFECMIEGHTDNLSIKNSIIQDNWDLSVKRATSIARVLQDDLGVDPKQLIPAGRSFYVPVAPNDTAANRAKNRRTKIIIMPKIDQFYEMIESEMKNLSEVK encoded by the coding sequence ATGAAAAAAGTATTCATTGCTTTATCTGTGGTTGCTTTAACGCTTTCTTCTTGTGGAGCAAAGAAACAAGTAGCAGAATTAGAAGCTAAAAATCAAGAAATTCAAGACTTATTAAACAGCTGTACTGTGAAATTAAACACAACGTTAGCTGAGAAATCTCAATTAAGCGAAGAAGTTTCTAACTTAAGAAGAAACAACATCGATTTAATTAGCAACATGGGTAATTTAACTACCTTAACTAAAAAAGGTGCTGAAAATCTTGAAAAATCTTTAGAAAGTTTAAAAGAAAAAGATTTAAGAATTACTCGCTTACAAGATGCTTTAACTAAAAAAGACAGTGTTACTTTAGCATTAGTTTCAGCTTTAAAAAGCGATGTTGGTTTACAAGATCCAGACATTAACATTAATGTTGAAAAAGGAGTTATCATGATTTCTATCGCTGATAACTTATTATTCAAATCAGGTAGCTACCAAGTTAGCGCTGGTGCGAAAAAAGTATTAGCTAAAGTTGCACAAGTTGTAAAAAGCAAACCAGAATTTGAATGTATGATTGAAGGACATACTGATAATTTATCTATCAAAAACTCAATCATTCAAGACAACTGGGATTTATCTGTTAAACGTGCTACATCAATTGCTCGCGTTTTACAAGATGATTTAGGAGTTGATCCAAAACAATTAATTCCTGCTGGTCGTAGCTTCTACGTTCCTGTAGCTCCGAACGATACAGCTGCTAACCGCGCTAAAAACCGTAGAACAAAAATCATTATTATGCCAAAAATCGATCAGTTTTATGAAATGATCGAAAGTGAAATGAAAAATCTTTCTGAGGTAAAATAA
- a CDS encoding type I restriction enzyme HsdR N-terminal domain-containing protein: MQTLNFPTFKFRFKNSENKTSIFDVVRKKFVILTPEEWVRQHVVHYLIQNKGYPLSHINVEKVVKINTMNKRYDVVVFNPDGSIFLLVECKAPQVTITQETFDQIARYNGVLDANYLMVTNGINHYFCKLDYENQGYVFLQNLP, encoded by the coding sequence ATGCAAACGCTTAATTTTCCTACTTTTAAGTTTCGCTTCAAAAATAGCGAAAATAAAACATCTATTTTCGATGTAGTACGCAAAAAATTTGTGATTCTTACTCCCGAAGAATGGGTAAGACAGCACGTAGTACATTATCTGATTCAAAATAAAGGTTATCCCTTATCGCATATTAATGTTGAAAAAGTGGTGAAAATTAATACCATGAACAAACGTTACGATGTGGTTGTTTTTAATCCGGACGGAAGTATTTTTTTATTGGTAGAATGCAAAGCGCCTCAAGTTACCATAACACAAGAAACTTTTGATCAAATTGCGCGATATAATGGGGTGCTTGATGCCAATTATTTAATGGTTACCAACGGCATCAATCATTATTTTTGTAAATTAGATTACGAAAATCAAGGTTATGTTTTTTTACAAAATTTACCTTAA
- a CDS encoding DUF2461 domain-containing protein → MEQLTPGNLNILKAIAQNNNREWFTEHKPEIDVEFDQVKNFFKSLYAEMEKHDQLEPIHIHRLYRDARFSKNKLPYKDYFGLHIPRQKPYLRGGYFLRIKPGGCRVAGGFYGPEPNDLKRIREEIALDPDEFRSFFTTPEFKKLYDGLESEELKTAPKGYPKDHPAIDLLKKKSFIIYKDFTDAEVLSPDFYNKVIACFLGFRPFFDYMSAVLTTNSNGENIF, encoded by the coding sequence ATGGAACAACTTACGCCAGGTAATCTTAATATTTTAAAAGCCATTGCGCAAAACAACAACCGCGAATGGTTTACCGAACATAAACCCGAAATAGACGTTGAGTTTGATCAGGTTAAAAACTTTTTTAAAAGCTTGTACGCTGAAATGGAAAAGCACGATCAGTTAGAACCTATTCATATTCACAGGTTATATCGTGATGCACGTTTTTCTAAAAACAAGCTCCCGTATAAAGATTATTTTGGCTTGCATATTCCGCGTCAAAAACCGTATTTGCGCGGTGGTTATTTTTTACGAATTAAACCAGGAGGTTGCCGCGTTGCTGGCGGATTTTATGGTCCCGAACCTAATGATTTAAAACGTATTCGCGAAGAAATAGCTTTAGATCCGGATGAATTTAGAAGCTTTTTTACCACGCCTGAATTTAAAAAATTATACGACGGATTAGAAAGCGAAGAATTAAAAACGGCTCCGAAAGGATATCCTAAGGATCATCCTGCAATTGATTTACTGAAAAAGAAATCATTTATTATTTATAAAGATTTTACAGATGCCGAAGTGCTATCTCCTGATTTTTACAATAAGGTTATTGCCTGTTTTTTGGGCTTCCGTCCTTTTTTTGATTACATGTCGGCAGTTTTAACCACCAATTCTAACGGAGAAAATATTTTTTAA
- a CDS encoding glycosyltransferase family 2 protein, whose amino-acid sequence MKQLALVILNWNGKNLLEQFLPSVVKYSQQAQIYVADNASTDNSVAFLQQHYPEIIIIQNDKNYGYAAGYNLALKKVEEPILCLLNSDIEVTENWLTPILNVFSEKQNVAIVQPQIADYKNKKLYEYAGAAGGFIDKYGFAYCRGRIFETLEAKNTYGSAPIFWASGACFFIKKDVFNSLQGFDTDFFAHQEEIDLCWRAYNANYQAYYCAESTVYHLGGATLQHSNPKKTFLNFRNSLCMLAKNLPKNKLFAIIFLRLCLDGLAGVRLFFKGQFAHVWAIITSHFAFYRMLSKMLKKRNGTHKESYYGSKSIIWAYFIKNITHFSNI is encoded by the coding sequence TTGAAACAATTAGCCCTTGTAATATTAAACTGGAATGGTAAAAACTTACTAGAACAATTTTTACCATCGGTCGTAAAATATTCACAACAAGCACAAATATATGTTGCAGATAATGCATCAACAGATAATTCTGTTGCATTTTTACAACAGCATTATCCTGAAATTATAATAATTCAAAACGATAAAAATTATGGGTATGCAGCAGGTTACAACTTGGCCTTAAAAAAAGTTGAAGAACCTATTTTATGCTTACTAAATTCGGATATTGAAGTTACAGAAAATTGGTTAACACCTATTTTAAATGTTTTTTCTGAAAAGCAAAATGTTGCCATTGTGCAACCACAAATTGCCGATTATAAAAACAAAAAATTATATGAATATGCTGGTGCTGCCGGCGGATTTATAGATAAATACGGATTTGCTTATTGCCGCGGCCGTATTTTTGAAACGTTAGAAGCTAAAAACACGTACGGCTCTGCTCCTATTTTTTGGGCATCTGGAGCATGTTTTTTTATTAAAAAAGATGTTTTTAATTCCTTACAAGGTTTTGACACCGATTTTTTTGCACATCAAGAAGAAATAGATTTATGTTGGCGTGCATATAATGCCAATTATCAAGCCTATTATTGTGCCGAATCTACGGTATATCATTTAGGTGGTGCAACCTTACAGCATAGCAATCCTAAAAAAACGTTTTTAAATTTTAGAAACAGCTTGTGCATGTTGGCCAAAAACCTTCCTAAAAATAAATTATTTGCTATTATCTTTTTGCGCTTGTGTTTAGATGGTTTAGCAGGCGTGCGTTTGTTTTTTAAAGGACAATTTGCACATGTTTGGGCCATTATAACTTCTCATTTTGCTTTTTATCGCATGCTAAGTAAAATGTTGAAGAAAAGAAATGGAACACATAAAGAATCGTATTATGGTTCAAAATCAATCATTTGGGCGTACTTTATAAAAAATATAACACATTTTAGTAATATTTAG
- the dnaK gene encoding molecular chaperone DnaK → MSKIIGIDLGTTNSCVTVMEGNEPVVIANAEGKRTTPSVIAFVEGGEIKVGDPAKRQAVTNPTKTIASIKRFMGEKFSDVSSELGNVAYKVVKGDNDTPRVDIDGRLYTPQELSAMILQKMKKTAEDFLGQPVSQAVITVPAYFNDAQRQATKEAGQIAGLEVMRIINEPTAAALAYGLDKGGQDKKIAVYDLGGGTFDISILELGDGVFEVLSTNGDTHLGGDDFDQVIIDWLAEDFKAAEGIDLRQDPMALQRLKEAAEKAKIELSSSTQTEINLPYVTATATGPKHLVQTLTRAKFEQLAADLVKRSMEPVAKSLKDAGLSTSDIDEVILVGGSTRIPVIQEQVEKFFGKKPSKGVNPDEVVAVGAAIQGGVLTGEVKDVLLLDVTPLSLGIETMGGVFTKLIEANTTIPTKKSQIFSTAVDNQPSVEIHVLQGERPMANDNKTIGRFHLEGLPPAQRGVPQIEVTFDIDANGIIKVSATDKGTGKSHDIRIEASSGLTAEEIERMKQEAEANAEADKIAKETAEKLNEADSMIFQTEKQLTEFGDKLSEGNKTAIQGALEELKKAYETRDVATITPALDKINEAWKAASEEMYKAQDQGAAQQAQPNQGGGDATQDVDFEEVK, encoded by the coding sequence ATGAGCAAAATTATAGGTATTGACTTAGGTACAACAAACTCATGCGTTACAGTAATGGAAGGTAATGAACCAGTTGTTATTGCTAATGCTGAAGGTAAAAGAACTACACCGTCTGTAATCGCATTTGTAGAAGGTGGTGAAATTAAAGTAGGTGACCCGGCAAAACGCCAAGCGGTTACTAACCCAACAAAAACTATTGCATCTATTAAACGTTTTATGGGAGAAAAATTCTCAGACGTTTCTAGTGAATTAGGTAATGTTGCGTACAAAGTAGTAAAAGGTGATAATGATACACCACGTGTAGATATTGACGGACGTTTATATACGCCACAAGAATTATCTGCAATGATTCTACAAAAAATGAAAAAAACAGCTGAAGACTTTTTAGGTCAACCAGTTTCTCAAGCAGTTATTACAGTACCTGCATATTTTAATGATGCGCAACGTCAAGCAACTAAAGAAGCAGGTCAAATTGCAGGTTTAGAAGTAATGCGTATTATCAACGAGCCAACTGCAGCTGCATTAGCTTACGGATTAGATAAAGGTGGACAAGATAAAAAAATTGCTGTTTACGATTTAGGTGGAGGTACTTTTGATATTTCTATCTTAGAGTTAGGTGACGGTGTTTTTGAAGTTTTATCTACAAACGGAGATACACACTTAGGTGGTGATGATTTTGACCAAGTTATTATTGACTGGTTAGCTGAAGATTTTAAAGCGGCAGAAGGAATTGATTTACGTCAAGATCCAATGGCATTACAACGTTTAAAAGAAGCTGCTGAAAAAGCGAAGATTGAATTATCATCTTCAACTCAAACAGAAATTAACTTACCATACGTTACTGCAACAGCTACAGGACCAAAACACTTGGTACAAACTTTAACGCGTGCTAAATTTGAGCAATTAGCTGCTGATTTAGTAAAACGTTCTATGGAACCTGTTGCAAAATCATTAAAAGATGCTGGTTTATCTACATCTGATATTGATGAAGTAATTTTAGTTGGTGGTTCTACACGTATACCAGTAATCCAAGAACAAGTAGAAAAATTCTTCGGTAAAAAACCATCTAAAGGAGTTAATCCAGACGAGGTTGTTGCTGTAGGAGCTGCTATTCAAGGTGGTGTTTTAACTGGTGAAGTAAAAGACGTATTATTATTAGACGTAACACCGCTTTCATTAGGTATTGAAACAATGGGTGGAGTATTCACTAAATTAATTGAAGCGAATACAACTATTCCAACTAAAAAATCTCAAATTTTCTCAACTGCAGTTGATAACCAACCATCAGTAGAAATTCACGTGTTACAAGGTGAGCGCCCAATGGCAAACGATAACAAAACAATTGGTCGTTTTCACTTAGAAGGTTTACCACCAGCACAAAGAGGTGTGCCTCAAATTGAAGTAACTTTTGATATTGATGCAAACGGTATTATTAAAGTTTCAGCTACTGATAAAGGAACTGGTAAATCTCACGATATTCGTATCGAAGCTTCATCTGGTTTAACTGCTGAAGAAATTGAAAGAATGAAACAAGAAGCCGAAGCAAATGCTGAAGCTGATAAAATTGCAAAAGAAACTGCTGAAAAATTAAACGAAGCAGATTCAATGATTTTCCAAACAGAAAAGCAATTAACTGAATTTGGTGACAAATTATCAGAAGGAAACAAAACTGCAATTCAAGGTGCTTTAGAAGAGCTTAAAAAAGCTTACGAAACTCGTGACGTAGCTACAATTACTCCAGCGTTAGATAAAATTAACGAAGCATGGAAAGCTGCATCAGAAGAAATGTACAAAGCACAAGATCAAGGAGCGGCACAACAAGCACAACCAAACCAAGGTGGTGGAGATGCAACTCAAGATGTAGATTTTGAAGAAGTAAAATAA
- the holA gene encoding DNA polymerase III subunit delta has translation MDNVSNIIKEIKAGNVKPIYFLMGDEPYYIDKIAEFIENNVLPEESRGFDQTVLYGKDVSIQDVVGAAKRFPMLGEKQVIIVREAQELSRNINELTAYVENPQPTTILVFCYKRDKLDGKLKVTKALTKQNYIFHSKKKYENEVLKWMTGVLKTKKLTIEPKAAALFIEFLGTDLTRISNEFDKLAILLKPGDVITVDIIEQNIGFSKDYNNFELISAISTLNVQKSYRIINQFSKDPSANPVLLTISALYTHFKRILTYHALPNKSNAASVLKMSPYFVGEIEQAAKLFPMKNTAKIISALHRLDVKSKGVDAGNISHNDLLKETLISIFENVKK, from the coding sequence ATGGATAACGTATCAAATATCATTAAAGAAATAAAAGCAGGAAATGTAAAGCCGATTTATTTTTTAATGGGAGATGAACCTTACTATATAGATAAAATAGCTGAGTTTATAGAAAACAATGTTTTACCCGAAGAAAGCCGTGGTTTTGATCAAACAGTTTTGTACGGAAAAGATGTTTCTATTCAGGATGTTGTTGGCGCTGCCAAGCGTTTTCCGATGTTGGGAGAAAAGCAAGTTATTATTGTGCGCGAAGCGCAAGAACTTTCTAGAAACATAAACGAACTAACCGCTTATGTTGAAAATCCGCAACCAACTACCATTTTAGTTTTTTGTTACAAACGTGATAAGCTAGACGGAAAATTAAAAGTTACTAAAGCACTTACCAAACAAAATTATATTTTTCATAGTAAAAAGAAATATGAAAACGAGGTGCTTAAATGGATGACCGGCGTGCTAAAAACCAAAAAACTAACTATTGAACCTAAAGCAGCTGCTTTGTTTATTGAATTTTTAGGAACTGATTTAACCCGAATTTCTAATGAGTTTGATAAGCTGGCTATTTTATTAAAACCAGGTGATGTAATTACGGTTGATATTATTGAGCAGAATATTGGTTTTAGTAAAGATTATAATAATTTTGAGCTAATTAGTGCCATTAGTACGTTAAATGTGCAAAAATCGTATCGCATCATCAATCAGTTTTCTAAAGATCCGTCTGCTAACCCAGTGCTGTTAACCATTAGTGCGTTGTATACGCATTTTAAACGTATTTTAACTTATCATGCATTACCAAATAAAAGCAATGCTGCATCGGTTTTAAAAATGAGCCCGTATTTTGTGGGTGAAATAGAACAAGCTGCTAAGTTGTTTCCGATGAAAAATACAGCAAAAATTATTAGTGCTTTGCACCGATTGGATGTAAAAAGCAAGGGCGTTGATGCCGGAAATATTTCGCACAATGATTTGCTGAAAGAAACATTAATTTCTATTTTTGAAAATGTAAAAAAATAA
- a CDS encoding CAL67264 family membrane protein produces MNKNSILGWATLIMIVMGILLITLGVFRYYEVAGLGFAAVGIGFFAIAWVFNALKGRV; encoded by the coding sequence ATGAATAAAAATTCAATTTTGGGGTGGGCAACTCTTATTATGATTGTAATGGGTATTTTGTTAATTACTTTAGGGGTTTTTAGATATTACGAAGTTGCTGGCTTAGGTTTTGCAGCTGTGGGCATTGGTTTTTTTGCCATTGCTTGGGTATTTAACGCCTTAAAAGGTAGGGTATAA